From Oncorhynchus nerka isolate Pitt River linkage group LG1, Oner_Uvic_2.0, whole genome shotgun sequence, the proteins below share one genomic window:
- the LOC115137122 gene encoding CCR4-NOT transcription complex subunit 9 isoform X3, whose amino-acid sequence MLATGAAATTALVQVDREKIYQWINELSTPETRENALLELSKKRESVPDLAPMLWHSCGTIAALLQEIVNIYPSINPPTLTAHQSNRVCNALALLQCVASHPETRSAFLAAHIPLFLYPFLHTVSKTRPFEYLRLTSLGVIGALVKTDEQEVINFLLTTEIIPLCLRIMESGSELSKTVATFILQKILLDDTGLAYICQTYERFSHVAMILMNVVPSGIWKLLPRMNQTCGGLQIIFPEVLADFF is encoded by the exons ATGCTGGCTACAGGCGCA GCTGCAACCACAGCCCTGGTTCAGGTGGATCGGGAGAAGATCTACCAGTGGATCAACGAGCTGTCTACCCCCGAGACCAGGGAGAATGCCCTCCTGGAGCTCAGCAAGAAGAGGGAGTCTGTCCCTGACCTTGCACCCATGCTATGGCACTCTTGTGGAACCATTGCTGCCCTCCTGCAG GAAATTGTGAACATCTACCCCTCCATAAACCCACCAACTCTGACAGCCCACCAATCCAATAGAGTATGCAATGCCCTCGCGCTCTTACAGTGTGTCGCCTCCCATCCAGAGACTCG GTCTGCATTTTTGGCAGCAcacattcctctcttcctctacccctTCCTGCATACTGTGAGCAAGACACGCCCATTTGAGTACCTGCGCCTCACCAGCTTAGGAGTCATAG GTGCTCTGGTCAAAACAGACGAACAGGAGGTGATTAATTTCCTGCTCACCACAGAGATCATCCCTCTATGCCTGCGCATCATGGAGTCAGGCAGCGAACTCTCCAAAACG GTTGCTACTTTCATACTCCAAAAAATTCTGCTGGACGACACCGGGCTGGCGTACATATGCCAGACCTATGAACGCTTCTCTCACGTGGCAATGATTCTT atgaacgtggtaccttcaggcatttggaaattgctcccaaggatgaaccagacttgtggaggtctacaaattatttttcctgaggtcttggctgatttcttttga